The Acanthochromis polyacanthus isolate Apoly-LR-REF ecotype Palm Island chromosome 2, KAUST_Apoly_ChrSc, whole genome shotgun sequence genome contains a region encoding:
- the LOC127530249 gene encoding UDP-glucuronosyltransferase 2C1-like isoform X5 — protein MRLIYCCTALLLLILLPTTCQSGNILVFPVEGSHWINMDILLQALHSRGHNLTIIRGDKSWYIKENSTYYSAYTVSVDNNINKEFILRVVSEIIDFERGAHPLMSFLGSTVGMLGTFLEGHEGVRKLVTTMLDDKELMRKLNDTKFDLVLSDPWWGGGPILAKYLNLPLVYNARWLFGGEGHFAIAPSPTSYVPLTGSVCTDKMTFFQRVKNMIVHILTQTQKHLVNQIYQKICDKYLGPNNDFNQLLIDADIWLMRVDFVFEFPRPTMPNVVYMGGFQCKPAKPLPQHLEEFVQSSGEHGVIIMSLGTFVNELPADMANEIAAAFAKLPQKVIWRYKGRRPDTLGNNTLIVDWMPQNDLLGHPKVKVFVAHGGTNGVQEAIYHGVPVVGLPVFFDQYDNLLRLEDRGAAKILTLSTVDKDNNFLKAIQEVLNEPSYRMNMQRLSRLHRDQPITPMDNALFWIEFVMRHKGAAHLKPASLRMSWYSYHSVDVALFLGGAVLLMLLSTFFFIRCLCNAMCKSKVKRE, from the coding sequence atgaGGCTGATCTATTGCTGCACTGCTTTGCTGCTGCTCATCCTTCTGCCCACAACCTGTCAAAGTGGCAACATCTTGGTCTTTCCTGTCGAAGGCAGTCACTGGATAAATATGGATATTCTCCTTCAAGCTCTGCACTCCAGAGGACACAATCTAACTATCATTCGTGGCGACAAAAGCTGGTACATCAAGGAAAACTCCACTTATTACAGTGCCTACACAGTCTCAGTAGATAATAACATAAATAAGGAGTTCATCCTTAGAGTGGTTTCTGAGATCATAGACTTTGAACGAGGAGCTCATCCCTTGATGAGTTTTCTTGGTTCAACTGTGGGCATGTTAGGCACATTTTTGGAAGGTCATGAAGGTGTGCGTAAATTAGTAACAACGATGCTTGATGACAAAGAGTTGATGAGGAAGCTGAATGACACCAAGTTTGACCTGGTCCTCAGTGACCCCTGGTGGGGAGGTGGACCCATTTTGGCCAAATATTTGAACCTTCCTTTGGTTTATAATGCTCGCTGGCTGTTTGGTGGTGAAGGTCATTTTGCCATTGCTCCGTCACCCACATCCTATGTTCCGTTAACAGGATCTGTCTGCACTGATAAGATGAccttttttcagagagttaaaaaCATGATTGTACATATATTAacccaaacacaaaaacatctggtcaatcagatatatcagaaaatatgTGACAAATATCTTGGACCCAATAATGATTTTAACCAGTTATTGATTGATGCAGACATTTGGCTGATGAGAGTGGACTTTGTGTTTGAATTCCCTCGTCCCACAATGCCTAATGTTGTGTACATGGGAGGATTCCAGTGTAAACCTGCAAAACCTCTGCCTCAACATTTAGAGGAGTTTGTGCAGAGTTCTGGAGAGCATGGAGTCATCATCATGTCTCTGGGGACTTTTGTGAATGAACTACCTGCTGACATGGCAAATGAGATCGCTGCAGCTTTTGCTAAACTTCCTCAGAAAGTCATCTGGAGGTATAAAGGCCGCAGACCAGACACTCTGGGCAACAACACTTTGATAGTGGACTGGATGCCTCAGAATGACCTTCTCGGACATCCTAAAGTAAAAGTGTTTGTGGCTCATGGAGGAACAAACGGAGTCCAAGAAGCTATTTATCATGGAGTCCCAGTTGTGGGTCTCCCAGTGTTTTTTGACCAATATGACAACCTGCTTCGACTAgaagacagaggagcagctaAGATTCTTACATTATCTACAGTGGACAAGGACAACAACTTCCTAAAAGCTATCCAAGAGGTCCTGAATGAACCCTCCTACAGGATGAACATGCAGAGACTGTCCAGGTTGCACAGAGATCAGCCAATAACACCGATGGATAACGCCCTTTTCTGGATCGAGTTTGTCATGAGACACAAAGGTGCAGCTCACCTGAAACCAGCATCACTCAGAATGTCCTGGTATTCCTACCACTCTGTAGACGTAGCTCTGTTCCTGGGTGGAGCTGTGCTGCTCATGCTTCTATCTACTTTCTTCTTTATTAGGTGTTTGTGTAATGCAATGTGTAAATCTAAAGTGAAACGTGAGTAA